A DNA window from Drosophila pseudoobscura strain MV-25-SWS-2005 chromosome 2, UCI_Dpse_MV25, whole genome shotgun sequence contains the following coding sequences:
- the LOC4800921 gene encoding PIN+ prion protein RNQ1 has product MPLIAAAATTILTIVGATAMARSPASYGNNVASLYDNRWHRHGAGERRSHQGAVLNGLTNLSGLGHISNGYDSVAPTKQETPIYEEHNEDAAVAAVAATAHDQHQHQPHYLAGGGGGGFLPAFGGYGSWGLSSPEEQQPYAYEKISMGNFLPHSGYEGHQQEQVYQRQEQAYQQQEANYQKQEANYQQQEAHYQQRQEAHYQQQRQGEQQHSTYFSPHGETSASGSATSGSAADDYEEHPGDGQEQSSNYLAESPSGHSQHSHHVDIINYVPVKHVKQQHVPVEKPVKIPISHAVIIPVRRPVPIHIPITKTIQVPVEKELKVPVERVVGVPVEKHIPVPVEKHVPYEVIKYVPIKVPKPFPVKVPVFKTVLHKVKSWW; this is encoded by the coding sequence ATGCCGCTCattgcagcagccgccacaaCCATATTGACGATTGTCGGTGCCACAGCCATGGCAAGGAGTCCGGCCAGCTATGGGAACAATGTGGCATCATTGTATGACAACCGATGGCACCGCCACGGGGCAGGAGAGCGTCGCAGCCATCAGGGTGCCGTGCTTAATGGGCTCACAAATCTATCGGGCCTGGGGCACATTAGCAACGGTTACGATTCGGTGGCGCCCACCAAGCAGGAGACACCGATTTACGAGGAGCACAACGAGGATGCCGCCGTGgcggctgtggcagccacggCCCAtgaccagcaccagcaccagccccattATCTAGCTGGTGGGGGAGGTGGCGGATTCCTGCCCGCGTTTGGGGGCTATGGATCATGGGGATTATCATCGCCGGAGGAGCAACAACCGTATGCGTACGAGAAAATTTCAATGGGAAATTTCCTGCCACATTCCGGCTATGAGGGgcatcagcaggagcaggtctatcagcggcaggagcaggcctaccagcagcaggaggcgaACTACCAAAAGCAGGAGGCGAactaccagcagcaggaggcgcactaccagcagcggcaggaggcgcactaccagcagcagcgacagggGGAGCAACAGCACTCCACCTACTTTAGCCCCCACGGAGAGACATCCGCCTCTGGCTCGGCAACGAGCGGTTCGGCAGCCGATGACTATGAAGAGCATCCGGGAGATGGCCAGGAGCAGAGCTCCAACTACTTGGCCGAGTCGCCAAGCGGTCACAGCCAGCACTCGCATCATGTGGACATCATCAACTATGTGCCCGTGAAGCATGTGAAGCAGCAGCATGTGCCGGTGGAGAAGCCCGTCAAGATACCCATTTCCCATGCGGTGATCATACCCGTCCGCAGGCCCGTACCGATACACATACCGATCACCAAGACCATCCAAGTGCCCGTCGAGAAGGAGCTGAAGGTGCCGGTGGAGCGGGTGGTGGGTGTGCCGGTGGAGAAGCACATACCCGTGCCCGTCGAGAAGCATGTGCCGTACGAGGTGATCAAGTACGTGCCCATCAAGGTCCCCAAGCCGTTTCCCGTCAAGGTGCCCGTCTTCAAGACAGTCCTGCACAAGGTTAAGAGCTGGTGGtag